One Pectinophora gossypiella chromosome 9, ilPecGoss1.1, whole genome shotgun sequence genomic region harbors:
- the LOC126369446 gene encoding 40S ribosomal protein S14, which produces MAPRKNKVAKEEVQVTLGPQHLVGETVFGVAHIFASFNDTFVHVTDLSGRETIARVTGGMKVKADRDEASPYAAMLAAQDVAEKCKTLGITALHIKLRATGGNKTKTPGPGAQSALRALARSSMKIGRIEDVTPVPSDSTRRKGGRRGRRL; this is translated from the exons ATGGCCCCCAGGAAAAACAAAGTTGCGAAAGAGGAGGTGCAGGTGACCCTCGGCCCCCAGCATTTGGTCGGCGAGACGGTATTTGGCGTAGCTCACATCTTCGCCTCCTTCAACGACACATTCGTGCACGTTACCGACTTGTCTGGCCGGGAAACCATCGCCAGAGTGACTGGTGGCATGAAGGTGAAGGCTGATCGTGATGAGGCTTCACCCTACGCTGCTATGTTGGCTGCTCAG GATGTAGCCGAAAAGTGCAAGACCTTGGGCATCACCGCCCTGCACATCAAGCTGCGTGCAACTGGTGGCAATAAGACCAAGACACCTGGTCCCGGAGCACAGTCTGCCCTCAGAGCCCTGGCTCGTTCCAGTATGAAGATTGGCCGCATCGAGGATGTGACCCCCGTGCCCTCTGACTCTACCCGCAGGAAGGGTGGTCGACGAGGACGCAGGCTGTAA